In Fusarium musae strain F31 chromosome 7, whole genome shotgun sequence, a single window of DNA contains:
- a CDS encoding hypothetical protein (EggNog:ENOG41~CAZy:GT1), with protein MDSLQQDPNRLKLEVSEQHHHNDDGQQSTTLITDTHGDVAYPAPIPPSVQSPESPKSPRSPKDNIDPGHGVQQTQVKSEPAHLPPANDSISPKKLPAQKSRPRPTKSWQTEQPRRDHHHRSYFRPGPARAGTSYLNKAIWEAPEDPRLSSSDSSVASAGEDELQTSQQESHHSEHKKKAGEKTSGKASHDDDKYGHFNIGNQNYQTSGKVKKDGRLRITVNETAGTGYLTKALGAAVNKVTPAKAEQADNVSTLKTPESPRRSSSSTAVADPSPQARLNIVIMVIGSRGDAQPFLKIGKVLKEDYGHRVRIATHPAFREFVEKDSGLEFFSVGGDPSELMAFMVKNPGLIPTLETVKAGDIGRRRAAMATMFDGFWRACINATDDESDRQNLKMMGEKDPFVADVIIANPPSFAHIHCAEALGIPVHLMFTFPYTPTQAFPHPLASIKNSNVDPGYTNFISYPLVEMMVWQGLGDLVNEFRVKTLALDPVSTLWAPGATYRLHVPFTYLWSPGLVPKPQDWGSEVDVAGFVFLDLASTFEPPKELGEFLAAGETPIYIGFGSIVVDDADKFTQMIFKAVELAGVRALVSKGWGGLGGDDVPENIFMLDNTPHDWLFPRVKACVIHGGAGTTAIALKCGKPTMIVPFFGDQNFWGKMVSNANVGPEPVPYKHLNAEKLAEGIEFCLTDKARDAAGAIAKRIAEEGDGAVNAVKEFHRQLNLRSPSLLRCSLLKDHTAVWELKNTNIKLGALAADILVDNGLLTWKRLRLLRHVEWNDFEGPGEPVTGIAGSIAGTVGEAFHGVASVPYHWVKRTRTISKKKNQRNARKSKKSGNNITRHNPADSDDPVDAASLHTETTAGDTGGQYVGDIASGVERTATAIAKAPVDLSMALAQGFHNAPRLYGDNTVRRPIRVTGFHSGLRAARHEFAYGVYDGFTGVVRLPFRGAKENGPIGFVKGTGMGLTGLVLKNLSAIVGPIGYTLKGVVKQAERSKTPQKYIRRARIVQGQREYNALPEDQRKQLEKEVMEGWHIMDELREKIQDLEKQRGIAGQIDRVLLDTEVIFEDVDVAKRSLEALKQGKALEDVVDPDRDRGRDGGKSKRNRSMSIRRSFNLTKKSREEKRLPSLADAEESIKTGRGDEGLDKLTVPAR; from the coding sequence ATGGATTCTCTACAACAAGACCCCAACAGGCTCAAACTTGAAGTATCAGAGCAACACCATCACAATGACGATGGACAGCAATCTACAACACTAATCACAGATACACATGGGGATGTCGCCTACCCTGCTCCTATCCCACCCTCAGTACAGTCCCCCGAAAGCCCCAAGTCGCCGCGAAGCCCAAAGGACAACATCGACCCTGGCCACGGCGTTCAACAAACACAAGTCAAATCAGAGCCTGCACATCTGCCACCCGCAAACGATTCAATCTCACCTAAGAAGTTGCCAGCCCAAAAGAGTCGACCAAGACCGACCAAGTCCTGGCAGACTGAGCAGCCACGGCGCGATCATCACCACCGTTCCTACTTTCGTCCCGGCCCAGCCAGAGCTGGCACCTCATATTTGAACAAGGCGATCTGGGAAGCACCAGAGGACCCGAGGCTCAGCTCAAGTGATAGTTCGGTAGCATCGGCTGGCGAGGATGAACTCCAAACCAGCCAGCAAGAATCCCATCATAGTGAGCACAAGAAGAAAGCAGGCGAGAAAACAAGCGGGAAGgcgagccatgatgacgatAAATACGGCCATTTCAACATTGGTAATCAGAACTACCAAACATCCGGCAAGGTCAAAAAGGATGGTCGCTTGCGCATCACGGTCAACGAGACTGCAGGCACTGGATACTTGACTAAGGCTTTGGGTGCAGCTGTCAACAAGGTCACTCCCGCAAAGGCCGAACAGGCGGACAATGTGTCAACTCTCAAAACTCCTGAAAGCCCACGCcggtcatcttcttcgacagCTGTTGCAGATCCCAGTCCTCAAGCACGCTTAAACATTGTGATCATGGTTATTGGCTCACGAGGAGATGCCCAACCCTTCTTGAAGATAGGCAAGGTTTTGAAAGAGGATTATGGGCACCGAGTACGCATCGCCACGCATCCAGCGTTTCGCGAATTTGTCGAAAAAGATTCTGGTCTTGAGTTCTTCTCTGTTGGGGGTGATCCATCAGAGCTCATGGCTTTTATGGTCAAGAATCCAGGTCTGATCCCAACACTTGAGACAGTCAAGGCTGGAGATATTGGGAGACGGCGAGCCGCAATGGCCACCATGTTTGATGGGTTCTGGCGAGCATGTATCAATGCCACAGACGACGAATCGGACCGCCAGAACCTAAAGATGATGGGCGAAAAGGACCCTTTTGTCGCGGACGTTATTATTGCCAATCCTCCAAGCTTTGCACATATTCACTGCGCCGAAGCACTTGGGATTCCTGTTCATTTAATGTTTACTTTTCCTTACACGCCTACACAAGCTTTCCCTCATCCCTTGGCAAGCATCAAGAATTCCAATGTGGACCCTGGATATACAAACTTCATCTCTTATCCCCTAGTCGAGATGATGGTATGGCAAGGCCTGGGAGATCTGGTCAACGAATTTCGTGTCAAGACTTTAGCTCTAGATCCCGTCTCGACCCTCTGGGCTCCAGGTGCAACATATCGCCTGCATGTGCCATTCACATACTTGTGGTCACCGGGTCTTGTCCCGAAGCCACAAGACTGGGGAAGCGAGGTTGACGTGGCTGGCTTCGTATTTCTTGACTTGGCTTCAACCTTTGAGCCACCAAAGGAACTGGGGGAATTTCTAGCAGCTGGGGAGACTCCAATCTATATTGGATTTGGATcgattgttgttgatgatgcagacAAATTCACACAAATGATCTTCAAAGCTGTCGAGCTGGCTGGAGTTCGTGCCCTGGTATCTAAGGGCTGGGGTGGACTTGGTGGTGACGATGTTCCAGAGAATATCTTCATGCTCGACAACACCCCTCATGACTGGCTTTTCCCGAGAGTCAAAGCATGCGTCATTCACGGAGGCGCCGGAACAACAGCCATTGCGCTCAAATGTGGCAAGCCTACAATGATCGTTCCCTTCTTCGGCGACCAAAACTTTTGGGGTAAGATGGTGAGCAACGCAAATGTTGGACCGGAGCCAGTGCCATACAAACACCTGAATGCCGAAAAGCTTGCTGAAGGCATTGAATTTTGTCTTACTGACAAGGCAAGGGATGCCGCTGGAGCAATCGCCAAACGAATCGCAGAGGAGGGCGATGGCGCTGTTAATGCCGTCAAAGAATTTCACAGGCAGCTGAACTTAAGAAGCCCGAGTCTCTTGCGATGCTCCCTCCTCAAAGATCACACAGCCGTTTGGGAGTTGAAAAACACCAATATTAAACTGGGTGCATTGGCTGCCGACATCCTAGTGGACAACGGCCTGTTGACCTGGAAGCGCCTGAGACTTCTCAGGCATGTGGAATGGAATGACTTTGAAGGCCCCGGGGAACCTGTCACAGGAATTGCCGGATCCATAGCTGGCACAGTCGGTGAAGCATTTCACGGCGTTGCAAGCGTTCCTTACCATTGGGtaaaaagaacaagaacaatcagcaagaagaagaatcagAGGAACGCTAGGAAATCTAAGAAGTCGGGCAACAACATAACACGACACAATCCGGCGGACTCTGATGACCCAGTGGATGCTGCCTCGTTGCACACTGAGACAACAGCTGGGGACACCGGAGGTCAATACGTGGGCGACATAGCGAGCGGTGTGGAAAGGACAGCTACTGCCATCGCCAAGGCGCCCGTGGACCTCTCGATGGCACTCGCACAAGGTTTTCACAATGCCCCTCGACTCTATGGCGACAATACGGTACGACGTCCCATTCGAGTGACAGGTTTCCATTCTGGCCTCCGGGCGGCCCGGCATGAGTTTGCGTATGGAGTCTACGATGGCTTCACAGGAGTAGTTCGCCTGCCGTTCCGTGGAGCAAAAGAAAATGGACCGATTGGATTCGTCAAGGGTACAGGTATGGGATTGACAGGCTTGGTCCTCAAAAACCTCTCTGCTATTGTTGGCCCGATTGGGTACACACTCAAAGGCGTTGTGAAGCAGGCTGAGCGGTCCAAGACGCCCCAGAAATACATCCGCCGGGCTCGCATTGTCCAAGGGCAGAGGGAGTATAATGCGCTCCCAGAAGACCAGCGAAAGCAGTTAGAAAAGGAAGTTATGGAGGGATGGCATATAATGGATGAGTTGAGAGAGAAGATCCAGGATTTGGAGAAGCAACGAGGCATAGCGGGACAGATTGATCGAGTTCTCCTTGACACGGAAGTCATTTTCGAAGACGTGGACGTTGCCAAGAGATCCCTGGAAGCGCTCAAACAGGGAAAGGCCCTAGAAGATGTGGTAGACCCAGATCGAGACCGAGGTCGTGATGGAGGAAAATCCAAGCGAAACCGAAGTATGTCGATTCGGAGGTCCTTTAATTTGACAAAGAAGTCGAGGGAGGAAAAACGCCTCCCATCGCTGGCTGATGCCGAGGAGAGCATAAAGACAGGCAGGGGAGATGAGGGACTGGATAAACTGACCGTGCCAGCAAGGTAG